A window from Branchiostoma lanceolatum isolate klBraLanc5 chromosome 9, klBraLanc5.hap2, whole genome shotgun sequence encodes these proteins:
- the LOC136441991 gene encoding proprotein convertase subtilisin/kexin type 5-like, which produces MDETPADGTVTCVADCPLTHFNDDGVCKRCSSLCSDVSGDGRVVCTGPAADQCTVCVYTASDGSCFEGCNPGQRTIKNVCGIPGYVLFNEVCYKYFEEEKTYDEARQTCDVDGGIVAVPKDSQTNTFIHELGGTMKRWIGLTDIDDEDQWVFADGQSLTSSSYENWNTDEPNNGNVDPDEVGEDCVEVSGSSHNWNDIGCHNIDTFVCQIDYTPSAVVTLTCEPCQPGYKCVNGDEVEEICPAGTYSRADGTACDPCAVGEFGSSGSSTCQLCPAGEFSTQAEASRCEPCPAGQYSSSEGSTSCKVCTAGQYSSSDSSACQPCPAGQFNTQSGSSSCDNCPAGQYSQSEGSTSCQDCPAGKYSLRSGSSVCWLCPAGWFNTQSGSDSCDSCPAGQHSPSIGSTSCQVCPAGTYSSSGSRDCTNCPAGQYSDTDGSTGCLDCPTGFTSTAGATSCNSCAFSGYIYSNGRCYKDFAEKNTYSEAQQTCAADSARLAMPKDSPTNTFIAGLGAGEDRWIGLTDIDNEDQWEFADGQSLDSSGYKNWNNNPQEPNGGTSENCAEVLGSSHKWNDESCDSSRGFVCQIG; this is translated from the exons ATGGATGAAACCCCTGCTGACGGCACTGTGACGTGTGTGGCTGACTGTCCTCTCACTCACTTCAACGACGACGGCGTGTGCAAAA GGTGCAGTAGCCTGTGCTCTGACGTGAGTGGAGACGGCAGGGTGGTGTGTACGGGGCCTGCCGCGGACCAGTGTACAGTGTGTGTCTACACGGCATCAGACGGAAGCTGTTTCGAAGGATGTAACCCTGGACAGAGAACCATTAAGAATG TGTGTGGAATACCGGGCTACGTTCTCTTTAACGAAGTATGCTACAAATACTTTGAAGAGGAGAAGACGTACGACGAGGCTCGACAGACGTGTGACGTGGACGGGGGAATTGTGGCCGTGCCGAAGGACAGCCAAACCAACACCTTTATCCACGAGCTGGGAGGAACGATGAAACGCTGGATCGGGTTGACTGACATCGACGACGAAGACCAGTGGGTTTTTGCTGACGGCCAAAGCCTTACGTCATCGAGCTACGAAAACTGGAACACTGATGAACCGAACAATGGTAATGTTGATCCTGACGAAGTTGGCGAAGACTGCGTCGAAGTTTCTGGATCCTCGCACAACTGGAATGACATAGGGTGCCATAACATCGATACATTCGTCTGTCAGATAG ACTACACACCTAGTGCAGTCGTCACCCTTACCTGCGAGCCGTGCCAGCCTGGCTACAAGTGTGTGAACGGAGACGAG GTGGAAGAAATTTGCCCGGCGGGGACCTACAGTAGAGCGGACGGGACAGCGTGCGATCCCTGCGCCGTAGGAGAGTTCGGCTCTAGCGGTTCCTCTACCTGTCAGTTGTGCCCGGCAGGAGAATTCAGCACGCAAGCTGAGGCATCCAGATGCGAGCCATGCCCAGCAGGACAGTACAGCTCCTCTGAAGGCTCCACTAGCTGCAAAGTCTGCACAGCAGGACAGTATAGCTCCAGCGACTCCTCTGCCTGTCAGCCGTGCCCGGCTGGACAGTTCAACACACAGAGTGGATCATCCAGCTGCGATAACTGCCCAGCAGGACAGTACAGTCAGTCCGAAGGGTCCACCAGCTGCCAGGACTGTCCAGCAGGAAAGTACAGTCTTCGCAGCGGCTCCTCCGTCTGTTGGCTGTGCCCGGCGGGATGGTTCAACACTCAGAGTGGATCAGACAGCTGCGATTCCTGCCCAGCAGGACAGCATAGTCCCTCCATTGGGTCTACCAGCTGCCAGGTCTGCCCGGCAGGAACGTACAGCTCCAGCGGCTCCAGGGACTGCACGAACTGCCCAGCGGGGCAGTACAGCGACACGGACGGTTCCACCGGCTGCCTTGACTGCCCCACCGGGTTCACTAGTACCGCAGGTGCAACGAGTTGCAACT CGTGTGCATTCTCAGGCTACATTTATTCTAACGGAAGGTGCTACAAAGACTTCGCGGAGAAAAATACATACAGCGAGGCTCAACAGACGTGTGCCGCAGACAGTGCAAGATTGGCCATGCCGAAGGACAGCCCAACCAACACTTTTATCGCCGGCCTGGGAGCAGGTGAAGACCGCTGGATCGGGCTGACTGACATCGATAACGAAGATCAGTGGGAATTCGCTGACGGCCAATCCCTTGATTCATCTGGATACAAGAACTGGAACAACAATCCCCAAGAACCGAATGGTGGTACTAGTGAAAATTGCGCCGAGGTTCTGGGATCCTCGCACAAGTGGAATGATGAAAGTTGCGACTCCAGCAGGGGATTCGTCTGTCAGATAG GGTGA
- the LOC136441989 gene encoding uncharacterized protein, translating to MSLRPEKFILRWGTHYISSAKFGGQLKIIKTKEASFEDSHQTFVTASQADFKKAFSTYTALQTQSKSSSWWTDHETKTESSRSTGEATSGTETSDSSSDSTARSEYEFSNEVLEVQGGNQKIAAAITEFYTTSFGSSLKDWLESIDDYPKAFEFKMYPITDLLEMNYDSFFPHGVVDFGCFGRKTLSEDKKGRKYYVEDMADGNTTKSEIRYCDFEEKVGIQQSLTERRLALKRAIAVYLEEGPFLSSDFQIPAGEPGCETAELALLEDSIVGAPSWQEMISGQEFKVVFEMPYNIPRFVNARAVLLVRFRSRTNKWLTIREGYAPRLFDGHRNGNSGDVTQHKVSVGGLVMTYEENTGIFTVTQEDFDASAAAILDLPAWINDMEVARAEYKSLLEYLSHQQSSTGGQMPCNLQWSNSHRIDPTDGGKCIHFTAASEGDIFLVFAGVPKDHQTWVTVEISTSGVAVYKAMRLAVTQLDKGAKGLGSDTLYQSYFVCVTENVTGSFTTVQYGKTPDNEDRGHVWLDYQFHDVLSLHYYAFGSGEHAVKLMGVSQIFKPTDLDVVCREGTVKEGDRCVQVCHVECNGCRTTGSDDPRDCISCQNVRIPFPYLSGSVGDFECVAVCPENMALASGTDNCQCKL from the exons ATGTCTCTGCGGCCAGAAAAATTCATCCTGCGATGGGGGACTCATTACATCTCTTCTGCGAAGTTCGGTGGACAACTCAAGATCATAAAAACCAAGGAAGCAAGTTTTGAAGACTCGCACCAGACCTTTGTGACGGCATCCCAGGCCGACTTCAAGAAAGCCTTCAGCACCTACACCGCCCTACAGACCCAGTCCAAATCCAGTAGCTGGTGGACTGACCACGAGACGAAGACTGAAAGTTCCCGGTCAACCGGCGAAGCAACCAGCGGAACAGAGACGTCTGATAGCTCCAGTGATTCAACAGCTAG ATCTGAATACGAATTCAGCAATGAAGTCTTGGAGGTGCAGGGAGGAAACCAGAAGATCGCCGCTGCCATTACCGAGTTCTACACAACATCATTCGGCTCTTCTCTAAAAGACTGGCTGGAATCCATCGATGACTATCCCAAAGCCTTCGAGTTCAAGATGTACCCAATAACCGACCTGCTTGAAATGAATTACGACTCGTTTTTTCCGCATGGAGTTGTGGACTTTGGCTGCTTTGGACG aaaaacCCTGAGTGAAGACAAAAAAGGTCGCAAGTATTACGTCGAAGACATGGCTGACGGCAACACCACCAAATCAGAGATCCGCTACTGCGACTTTGAAGAGAAAGTGGGTATCCAGCAGTCCCTCACCGAACGACGGCTGGCGCTCAAGCGTGCTATAGCAGTGTACCTAGAGGAG GGCCCTTTTCTCAGCTCCGACTTCCAAATCCCGGCCGGAGAACCCGGATGTGAGACTGCCGAGTTGGCCCTTCTCGAAGATTCCATCGTCGGAGCGCCCAGCTGGCAGGAGATGATCAGCGGACAGGAGTTCAAAGTTGTTTTCGAAATGCCATACAACATTCCACGATTTGTCAATGCCAGAGCCGTTCTTCTAGTAAGGTTCAGGTCCAGGACCAACAAATGGCTGACAATAAGAGAGGGCTATGCCCCGAGACTGTTCGACGGACACCGAAATGGCAACAGTGGTGACGTCACCCAACATAAG GTTAGTGTCGGGGGTTTAGTGATGACTTACGAGGAGAATACGGGCATCTTTACAGTGACGCAGGAGGACTTTGACGCATCAGcagcggccatcttggatctgccTGCATGGATCAACGACATGGAGGTGGCCAGGGCGGAGTACAAGTCTCTACTCGAATATCTGAGCCACCAGCAAAG TTCTACAGGAGGACAGATGCCCTGTAACCTACAGTGGTCCAACTCCCACCGCATTGACCCAACTGACGGAGGAAAGTGCATCCACTTCACGGCAGCGTCTGAGGGAGACATCTTCCTTGTGTTTGCCGGCGTTCCCAAAGACCATCAAACCTGGGTCACTGTGGAGATTTCAACCAGCGGCGTCGCTGTGTATAAG GCTATGCGGCTTGCAGTTACACAGCTTGACAAAGGAGCAAAAGGCCTGGGGTCGGACACGCTGTACCAGTCCTACTTTGTCTGCGTCACAGAGAACGTCACAGGATCCTTCACAACGGTACAATATGGAAAGACGCCGGACAACGAG GACCGCGGTCATGTCTGGCTGGACTACCAGTTCCACGATGTCCTGTCTCTACATTATTACGCGTTCGGGAGCGGCGAGCACGCCGTGAAGCTGATGGGAGTGTCTCAGATATTCAAACCCACAGATCTGGACGTTGTCTGTCGCGAGGGAACGGTCAAAGAAGGCGACAGATGTGTTCAAGTTTGTCATGTTGAATGCAACG GCTGTAGGACTACAGGATCGGACGACCCACGTGACTGCATCTCGTGCCAGAATGTGAGAATCCCCTTCCCTTACCTTTCTGGCTCCGTTGGTGACTTCGAGTGTGTAGCAGTCTGTCCTGAAAACATGGCCTTAGCCTCAGGAACAGACAACTGCCAATGTaagttgtga
- the LOC136441993 gene encoding collectin-12-like — MAELSEEMAKLNRWNDLQRHQGEKEAIGPVRPSFTVPPGKLGPMTPVGPPGERGVKEPAGPVSPGPPGETGPMGPAGPASVGPPGPPGEKGAMRPAGPPGQNGVMGPAGAGFTGPPRPPGEKGAIGPAGAGFIGPPGPPGEKGAMGPRGPPGPPGPAGLAVQGLMGPLGPPGLPGSSVCPAGRSKANGGSCPERYAMFRGICYKGFKIPMIFHDATETCRKDGGTLAMPRDAESNAFLSSLKQPFFAHLIGLHQREEAKFEWIDGSPLEKYTLWYATCDGNYQQDVMSIIFDVKIAMAVFIYDVKRAVEMAMIGYDVMMGWNG, encoded by the exons ATGGCCGAACTGTCTGAAGAGATGGCCAAATTGAACAGGTGGAATGATCTCCAAC GGCATCAGGGGGAAAAGGAAGCCATAGGACCAGTTCGTCCTAGCTTCACTGTGCCTCCAGGTAAATTAGGACCAATGACGCCTGTAGGTCCTCCAGGAGAAAGGGGAGTCAAGGAGCCAGCTGGCCCTGTTTcccctggacctccaggagagaCGGGTCcaatggggccagctggtcctgcaTCTGTCGGacctcctggacctccaggagaaaagggagccatgagGCCGGCTGGCCCTCCAGGACAAAATGGAGTCATGGGACCAGCTGGTGCTGGGTTTACCGGACCTCCTagacctccaggagaaaagggagccatagGGCCGGCTGGTGCTGGGTTTATCGGacctcctggacctccaggagaaaagggagccatggggccccGTGGACCCCCGGGACCTCCGGGACCAGCCGGTCTTGCAGTACAAGGACTGATGGGTCCTCTAGGGCCGCCTGGTTTGCCAGGGAGCTCAGTTTGTCCTGCTGGCCGTTCCAAAGCCAATGGAG GATCTTGTCCCGAACGTTATGCGATGTTTcgtggaatctgctacaaaGGGTTCAAAATACCCATGATCTTCCACGATGCGACTGAGACCTGTCGCAAAGACGgtggcaccctcgccatgccccgagacgctgagaGCAATGCCTTCTTGTCATCTCTCAAGCAGCCCTTTTTCGCTCATCTGATTGGCCTGCATCAGCGTGAAGAAGCAAAATTTGAGTGGATCGATGGGTCGCCACTTGAGAAGTACACCTTGTG GTATGCTACATGTGATGGTAATTATCAGCAAGACGTCATGAGTATTATCTTTGACGTCAAGATAGCTATGGCTGTCTTTATCTATGACGTCAAGAGGGCTGTGGAGATGGCTATGATTggctatgacgtcatgatgggTTGGAATGGTTGA